One genomic segment of Sminthopsis crassicaudata isolate SCR6 chromosome 2, ASM4859323v1, whole genome shotgun sequence includes these proteins:
- the MRPL41 gene encoding large ribosomal subunit protein mL41, whose amino-acid sequence MGLLSALTQGLVRGADRMSKWTSKRGPRTFYKGRGAKFTGFSSSGKFVMVKEMVPEFVVPDLTGFKLKPYVSYRVPAGTDEPLTAKQLFMEAVAPLIEKDFKEGTFDPNNLEKYGFEPTQEGKLFQLYPKNYVQ is encoded by the coding sequence ATGGGCCTCCTTTCAGCTCTGACTCAGGGCCTGGTCCGAGGGGCAGACAGAATGAGCAAGTGGACAAGCAAGCGTGGCCCCCGGACCTTCTACAAAGGTCGTGGGGCCAAATTCACCGGCTTTTCTTCAAGTGGGAAGTTTGTGATGGTGAAGGAAATGGTCCCTGAGTTTGTGGTTCCGGATTTGACAGGCTTCAAACTCAAGCCTTATGTGTCCTATCGGGTTCCAGCAGGCACAGATGAACCATTGACAGCCAAGCAGCTCTTTATGGAAGCCGTAGCACCTTTGAttgaaaaggactttaaagaAGGAACTTTTGACCCTAACAACCTGGAAAAGTATGGCTTTGAGCCCACTCAAGAAGGCAAGCTTTTCCAGCTGTATCCTAAAAATTATGTGCAATAA